The following are encoded in a window of Oreochromis aureus strain Israel breed Guangdong linkage group 10, ZZ_aureus, whole genome shotgun sequence genomic DNA:
- the gabrr3a gene encoding gamma-aminobutyric acid receptor subunit rho-3a, protein MRVAFLALRLMCLAWLWPVTQLNSSHFPNKRRNKEMYVGENARQKHGGRVDLKMKKLDSTKSLLIKSEQLLRIEDHDFAMRPGFGGSALPVGIDVQVESIDSISEVNMDFTMTLYLRHYWQDDRLAFPSSNNKSRTFDARLVKKIWVPDVFFVHSKRSFIHDTTMENIMLRVYPDGNILYSVRITVTALCSMDFSSFPLDTQNCSLELESYAYNENDLMLYWKNGNDSLRTDEIVLSQFFIEDFQPSFGLAFYSSTGWYNRLYINFILRRHIFFFMLQTYFPTMLMVMLSWVSFWIDRRAVPARVSLGITTVLTMSTIITGVSASMPQVSYVKAVDIYLWASFLFVFLSVIEYAAVNYFTTVEEMKKLKRAKMPTSYNAAEAMAFDGCFHDNEIDLASLPASTPNTERNIQSRNSTVSAPTEGTRLRRKHPLKRNLSFIMSNSYMIDSYSRVLFPLAYLLFNIIYWSMYA, encoded by the exons ATGAGAGTGGCCTTCCTGGCCTTAAGACTGATGTGCTTGGCCTGGTTGTGGCCTGTCACTCAGCTCAACAGCAGCCACTTCCCGAACAAGAGGAGAAACAAGGAGATGTACGTCGGAGAGAACGCTAGACAAAAGCACGGAGG ACGGGTGGATCTTAAGATGAAGAAGCTGGACAGCACCAAGTCTCTGCTAATTAAGTCTGAGCAGCTGCTTCGGATTGAAGACCATGACTTTGCAATGCGCCCTGGCTTtggag GTTCAGCCCTGCCTGTTGGTATCGATGTCCAGGTGGAGAGCATTGACAGCATTTCTGAAGTAAACATG gaCTTCACCATGACTCTCTACCTGAGGCATTACTGGCAAGATGATCGGCTGGCCTTCCCCTCCAGCAACAACAAGAGTCGGACCTTCGATGCACGTCTGGTGAAGAAAATCTGGGTTCCAGATGTGTTTTTTGTCCACTCTAAGCGTTCTTTTATCCATGATACAACCATGGAGAACATCATGCTGAGGGTTTATCCTGATGGAAATATTCTCTACAGtgttag GATCACTGTGACGGCTCTTTGCTCAATGGACTTCAGCAGTTTCCCTCTGGACACACAGAACTGCTCTCTGGAGCTGGAGAGCT ATGCTTACAATGAGAACGACCTAATGCTCTACTGGAAGAACGGGAACGATTCATTAAGGACTGACGAGATTGTGCTCTCTCAGTTTTTTATTGAAGACTTCCAGCCTTCCTTTGGGCTTGCCTTCTACAGCAGCACTG GTTGGTACAATCGGCTCTACATAAACTTCATTCTAAGGCGGCATATCTTCTTCTTCATGCTTCAGACGTACTTTCCCACCATgctgatggtgatgctgtccTGGGTGTCTTTCTGGATAGACAGGAGGGCCGTACCTGCCCGTGTCTCTCTGG GCATCACCACCGTACTGACAATGTCCACCATCATCACCGGTGTGTCGGCCTCTATGCCACAGGTGTCTTACGTAAAAGCTGTAGACATCTATCTATGGGCGagcttcctgtttgtctttctgtcagtCATCGAGTATGCTGCGGTCAACTATTTCACCACAGTGGAGGagatgaagaagctgaagagagCAAAG ATGCCCACCTCTTACAATGCTGCTGAGGCTATGGCCTTTGATGGGTGTTTCCACGACAATGAAATTGACCTGGCCTCCCTCCCCGCCAGCACCCCAAATACAGAAAGGAACATCCAGTCTCGAAACTCGACTGTCTCCGCACCCACAGAAGGCACCAGGCTACGTCGCAAGCACCCTTTAAAACGAAACCTCAGCTTCATTATGAGCAACAGCTACATGATCGACTCATACTCCAGGGTATTATTCCCGCTGGCTTACCTGCTCTTCAACATCATTTACTGGAGCATGTATGCATAA
- the LOC116336167 gene encoding adhesion G-protein coupled receptor G4, producing MFHENEDRVMKDPRISSGRFLCQQISAPLVRVKKPGSLIRCFHLLQTHLVVIVVLLAGQASCNQTTTTPSPFTVSTTAPQISVYYFVDITVNVTGQSKNESEISAWLKQVFSSKLENCVPPNPPETTATPTSPQTTPASTVNETTQVASSTLNTYNSTATAVTTLQSNSTGARSTTLEGNSTTAATPTGGNNFTTTATTLQGNGTTTIATPTGGNFTTTATTLQGNGTTTIATPTGGNFTTTATTLQGNTTTTAPTPAGGNFTTTATTLQGNTTTTAPTPAGGNFTTTATTLQGNTTTTAPTPAGGNFTTTATTLQGNTTTTAPTPTGGNFTTTATTLQGNGTTTAATPTGGNFTTTATTLQGNTTTTAPTPTGGNFTTTATTLQGNTTTTTATPAGGNFTTTATTLQGNTTTTAATPTGGNFITTATTLQSNTTTTAATPTGGNFTTTATKLLSSRTIVASKRKRSLIRVARDVSVNGTQSSLNTNVINTTGLFQGMEVSCATKTEIRNTTCSVTLKLSQAVSSCCILRTLCAATNTSSDFYVLGKKADRVGQLQNACNNSSAVENSCIYTGQDNAACNESAAAYVVPPSNSTNCTAGNITTTNCNCSDYCSGSDAYYTFNISIQDPNINYLNVTNLISQLRQLPPCSPSAVGLCPVSINASEYKDANVACANTSTNYSLQSCSVILAFAHEVPVCDVANAVMYVLQSKKQISFNGHVIRAAICGNLQANISLQSEFTWVSTDIKPADFCPAAQSSSLTCQNGNNVVVQLKDSCDLQNVSTTTANPNVTTMQPNSTTTTTNNNSTTTTNSTTTTTNSTTTTSTANSTSIAVNATSTPLNTTQGVNLTTTTSAANVSVPATVNTTTTTTITTANNSSTGNTTTTKSPTLTTTTTTTNQNASVTTTGSPTTNSSAEARANGLLDLTKDVSKLNSSQVNQLVSDLENLLSGPNVSIGLGNTSVNIVSNLLGASPSVLSKSSNRIIGIVDTVGLKLVVGGTTQTLFSPAVALSVKPVDGANFQKTSFSISSPTSVQVRGNPRLRRSVTTNSSIPQGSITLPASLTQNLTSQQQQQVSRVQFNFYQKSTVFQDQSLGVRRLNSGILGASVANLSITGLQDNVIITLKNQEPIPANFVATCVFWDFALNNGSGGWSSNGCSVQNSTDSETICGCNHLTSFAILLDLSRQPITSRVQSTILTFITYIGCGISAIFLAITLLTYLAFGKLRKDIPSKILIQLCFALLLLNLVFLVDAWLALYPDAVGLCISTAWFLHYFLLAAFTWMGLEAVHMYVALVKVFNVNVSHYMLKFSLAGWGIPMIVVIIVIAIDKNNYGLVSYGRFSDGTTDEFCWLKNDIAFYVAVVAYFCVIFLFNFIMFIVVMVQLCRIKRQNPQNLQHRSTLQDVRSVLGITILLGLTWGFAFFAWGPVNLAFMYLFAIFNSLQGFFIFVFHCAVKETVRRQWRIYLCCGKMRLSENSEWSRTATQKTAKKSSLTNNTSLHSSTSRGNNSSSSSFLNSDFSEQSDGIGSPYADRVITADEDSNMDVVLNEINMRHRHSQTS from the exons ATGTTCCACGAAAATGAAGACAGAGTCATGAAGGATCCAAGGATTTCTTCAGGCAGATTTCTTTGCCAGCAAATATCTGCTCCTTTAGTCAG GGTGAAGAAGCCAGGCTCCCTTATCAGATGTTTCCACTTGTTGCAGACACACCTGGTGGTCATCGTTGTCCTCTTAGCAG GGCAAGCTTCCTGCAACCAGACCACTACAACTCCTTCCCCTTTCACTGTTTCTACTACAGCTCCACAAATATCAG TATACTACTTTGTTGACATTACGGTGAATGTCACTGGACAGAGCAAGAATGAATCTGAAATCTCTGCCTGG CTCAAGCAGGTTTTCAGCTCCAAGCTGGAGAACTGCGTGCCTCCAAACCCTCCAGAAACTACTGCCACACCGACCTCCCCACAGACTACACCTGCAAGTACTGTCAATGAGACAACACAAGTGGCGTCATCAACACTGAACACTTACAACAGCACAGCAACTGCAGTAACCACATTACAGAGCAATAGTACAGGTGCAAGATCCACAACCTTAGAAGGCAACAGCACTACAGCAGCGACACCCACGGGAGGCAACAACTTCACAACCACTGCAACAACATTACAAGGCAACGGGACAACTACAATAGCAACACCAACAGGAGGCAACTTCACAACCACTGCAACAACATTACAAGGCAACGGGACAACTACAATAGCAACACCAACAGGAGGCAACTTCACAACCACTGCAACAACATTACAAGGCAACACGACAACTACAGCACCAACACCAGCAGGAGGCAACTTCACAACCACTGCAACAACATTACAAGGCAACACGACAACTACAGCACCAACACCAGCAGGAGGCAACTTCACAACCACTGCAACAACATTACAAGGCAACACGACAACTACAGCACCAACACCAGCAGGAGGCAACTTCACAACCACTGCAACAACATTACAAGGCAACACGACAACTACAGCACCAACACCCACAGGAGGCAACTTCACAACCACTGCAACAACATTACAAGGCAATGGGACAACTACAGCAGCAACACCCACAGGAGGCAACTTCACAACCACTGCAACAACATTACAAGGCAACACGACAACTACAGCACCAACACCCACAGGAGGCAACTTCACAACCACTGCAACAACATTACAAGGCAACACGACAACTACAACAGCAACACCAGCAGGAGGCAACTTCACAACCACTGCAACAACATTACAAGGCAACACGACAACTACAGCAGCCACACCTACGGGAGGCAACTTCATAACCACTGCAACAACATTACAAAGCAACACGACAACTACAGCAGCCACACCTACGGGAGGCAACTTCACAACCACTGCAACAAAATTACTAAGCAGCAGGACAATAGTGGCTTCAAAGCGGAAAAGAAGCTTGATACGTGTAGCTCGGGACGTTAGTGTCAATGGGACACAAAGCAG TTTGAACACTAATGTCATAAATACAACGGGCCTATTTCAA GGAATGGAAGTGTCATGCGcgacaaaaactgaaataag AAACACCACGTGCTCTGTGACGCTGAAGCTGAGTCAGGCGGTGTCTTCATGCTGTATCCTCCGCACTCTCTGTGCAGCCACTAACACTTCATCTGATTTTTACGTGCTGGGGAAAAAGGCAGATAGAGTGG GTCAGCTCCAAAATGCGTGCAATAACAGCAGCGCAGTGGAAAACAGCTGCATTTATACTGGTCAAGACAACGCAGCATG taaCGAGTCTGCAGCTGCATATGTGGTTCCACCAAGTAATTCAACTAACTGCACTGCAG GCAACATCACCACAACCAACTGCAACTGCTCCGATTACTGCAGTGGATCAG atGCATACTACACTTTTAACATTTCCATACAAGATCCCAATATAAACTACTTAAATGTCACCAACCTG ATTTCTCAGCTGCGACAGCTTCCACCTTGCTCCCCAAGTGCAGt AGGTCTATGTCCAGTGTCCATTAATGCATCTGAGTACAAG GACGCAAACGTGGCATGTGCAAACACGTCAACAAA ttataGCCTTCAAAGCTGTAGCGTGATTTTGGCCTTTGCCCATGAGGTCCCCGTCTGTGATGTAGCAAATGCTGTGATGTATGTGCTTCAGTCTAAGAAACAAATCAGTTTCAACGGGCACGTGATCCGAGCGG CAATTTGTGGAAATTTACAAGCCAACatcagcctgcagtctgagttCACATGGGTCAGCACTGACATAAAGCCCGCAGATTTCTGTCCTGCAGCACAGTCTAGCAGCCTCACTTG tCAAAATGGAAACAATGTGGTTGTGCAGCTGAAGGACAGTTGTGATCTTCAAAACGTGTCTACCACCACAGCCAACCCAAATGTGACAACCATGCAACCAAACagcactaccaccaccaccaacaacaacagcaccacTACCACCAacagcaccaccaccaccaccaacagcACCACTACCACCAGCACTGCTAATAGCACTTCTATTGCTGTAAATGCAACTTCAACGCCGCTGAATACAACACAAGGAGTGAATctaaccaccaccaccagtgcTGCTAATGTCTCAGTGCCAGCAACAGTCAAcactactacaactacaactatcACTACCGCTAACAACTCAAGTACGGGTAACACAACTACAACCAAGTCTCCTACACTCACCACTACTACAACCACCACAAATCAGAATGCTTCTGTGACCACGACTGGAAGTCCGACAACAAATTCATCAG CTGAAGCTCGAGCCAACGGACTGCTTGACCTGACGAAAGACGTGTCCAAACTGAACTCCAGCCAGGTGAATCAGCTGGTGTCTGACCTGGAGAATCTGTTGTCAGGCCCAAATGTCAGCATAGGGCTGGGGAACACATCAGTCAACATTGTCAGCAATCTCCTGGGTGCTTCTCCATCTGTGCTGTCAAAGTCCTCCAACAG GATAATAGGGATCGTTGACACAGTGGGGCTCAAGCTGGTTGTTGGAGGTACGACTCAGACCCTTTTCTCCCCGGCTGTGGCGCTGTCTGTGAAACCAGTAGATGGCGCCAACTTTCAGAAAACAAGTTTTTCCATCTCAAGTCCCACCAGTGTACAG GTCCGTGGGAATCCCAGACTGAGAAGGAGCGTGACAACAAACTCCTCGATCCCTCAGGGCTCCATCACGCTGCCTGCCTCTCTCACTCAGAATCTCACATctcaacaacagcagcaggtctccagagttcagttcaatttcTACCAGAAGAGCACCGTATTCCAG GACCAATCCCTGGGAGTACGCAGGCTTAATAGCGGGATCCTAGGAGCAAGTGTCGCCAACCTGTCAATCACAGGACTGCAAGACAATGTTATAATCACCCTAAAAAACCAAGAGCCTATTCCG GCAAATTTTGTggcaacatgtgttttctgGGACTTTGCATTAAATA ATGGATCGGGTGGCTGGAGTTCAAATGGCTGTTCTGTCCAAAATAGCACGGACAGTGAGACAATTTGTGGCTGCAACCATTTAACCAGTTTTGCCATCCTGCTG GACCTCTCCAGGCAGCCTATAACCAGTCGTGTCCAGAGCACCATCCTTACCTTCATCACATACATTGGCTGTGGAATCTCTGCTATCTTCCTGGCCATCACCCTCCTCACCTACTTGGCCTTTGG CAAGTTGCGCAAAGACATCCCATCCAAAATCCTGATCCAGCTGTGCTTTGCACTGCTCCTGCTGAATCTGGTCTTCCTGGTGGACGCCTGGCTGGCGCTCTACCCAGATGCCGTGGGCCTTTGCATTTCCACTGCCTGGTTCCTTCACTACTTCTTGCTAGCTGCCTTCACATGGATGGGACTTGAGGCCGTCCATATGTATGTGGCACTTGTGAAAGTCTTCAACGTCAATGTATCGCACTACATGCTGAAGTTCTCGCTGGCTGGCTGGGGTATCCCGATGATCGTGGTCATTATTGTCATTGCAATTGACAAAAACAACTACGGTCTTGTTTCCTATGGAAGGTTTAGTGATGGAACTACTGATGAGTT CTGCTGGCTGAAAAATGACATCGCGTTCTACGTGGCAGTGGTGGCCTATTTCTGCGtcatttttctatttaacttCATCATGTTTATTGTAGTTATGGTCCAGCTGTGCCggataaaaagacaaaacccTCAAAATCTGCAGCACCGCAGCACACTGCAGGATGTGCGCAGTGTGTTGGGGATAACCATCCTGCTAGGCCTCACGTGGGGCTTTGCCTTTTTTGCCTGGGGGCCGGTTAACCTGGCGTTCATGTACCTCTTTGCCATCTTTAACTCCCTGCAAG GTTTCTTTATATTCGTGTTCCACTGTGCAGTGAAGGAAACCGTGAGGAGGCAGTGGAGGATCTATCTGTGCTGCGGCAAAATGAGACTATCAGAGAACTCAG aatggAGTCGCACTGCAACACAGAAGACTGCAAAGAAGTCATCGCTGACCAACAACACATCTCTTCATTCCAGTACCTCACGTGGCAATAACTCTTCCAGCTCCTCTTTCCTCAACAGTGACTTTTCAGAACAGAGTGATGGGATTG GTAGTCCATATGCAGACAGAGTAATCACAGCCGATGAAGATTCAAATATGGATGTGGTCCTCAACGAGATCAACATGCGGCACAGACACTCACAAACATCTTGA
- the sms gene encoding spermine synthase: MAVRHYTLDFSLSTAVDPASTVSGLLSIFHEQELTETIHDTAGHGYLATFVGKNGRFVVLRVHSHGLVTVDLQCYEEDDIAQLDNLLNALENKLKVLLNGNITRIKKLPALLRGAKVDRYWPTADGRLIEYDIDKVVYEEDSEYQNIKILHSQQYGNILVLDGDVNLAESDSAYTQAITGSGKENYAGKEVLILGGGDGGILAELVKQKPKMITMVEIDQKVIDGCKKYMRKTCGDILDNLKGDCYQILIQDCVPLLKKYVQEGRTFDYVINDLTAIPISTSPEEDSTWEFLRLILDLSIQVLHPSGKYFTQGNSANLTEALNLFEERLGRLSCPVDFRKEVVCVPSYLEQWVFYTAWKK; encoded by the exons ATGGCAGTGCGACATTACACTCTCGACTTCAGCCTCTCTACAGCAG TTGACCCTGCCTCGACGGTGTCTGGTCTGCTGTCTATATTTCATGAACAGGAACTGACAGAGACTATTCATGATACAGCCGGGCATGGTTACCTTGCTACCTTTGTGGGCAAGAATGGCAG GTTTGTTGTCCTGCGCGTGCACTCCCACGGGCTGGTCACAGTTGATTTGCAGTGTTACGAAGAAGATGACATTGCACAGCTAGACAAT CTTTTGAATGCACTGGAAAATAAGCTAAAAGTTCTCTTAAACGGCAATATTACAAGGATTAAAAA GCTTCCAGCCCTTTTGCGAGGAGCAAAAGTTGACCGCTACTGGCCCACAGCCGATGGCAGACTAATTGAGTATGACATTGACAAGGTGGTGTACGAAGAGGATTCTGAATACCAAAACATAAAGATTTTGCACTCACAGCAGTATGGGAATATTCTAGTTCTGGATGGAGACGTTA ACCTTGCAGAGAGTGACTCTGCCTACACCCAGGCCATCACGGGCAGTGGAAAAGAGAACTATGCTGGAAAAGAAGTGCTGATTTTAGGAGGAGGTGATGGAGGAATTCTTGCTGAGTTGGTCAAACAAAAGCCAAAGATGATCACCATGGTGGAG ATTGACCAGAAGGTGATAGATGGGTGCAAAAAATACATGAGGAAGACTTGTGGTGATATCCTGGACAACCTGAAGGGAGACTGTTACCAA ATATTAATTCAGGACTGCGTTCCCTTGCTGAAGAAGTATGTCCAAGAAGGAAGGACATTTGATTATGTTATTAATGACCTCACTGCAATCCCAATATCCACCTCGCCAGAAGAAG ACTCTACATGGGAGTTCCTGCGTCTCATCTTAGATCTATCTATACAAGTGCTGCATCCCAGTGGGAAGTATTTCACACAG GGCAACAGCGCAAATCTGACCGAGGCACTGAATCTGTTTGAGGAACGGCTGGGAAGGCTCTCGTGTCCAGTGGACTTCCGCAAAGAGGTGGTGTGTGTTCCATCCTACCTGGAGCA ATGGGTTTTTTACACCGCTTGGAAAAAGTAA